A stretch of the Macaca mulatta isolate MMU2019108-1 chromosome 14, T2T-MMU8v2.0, whole genome shotgun sequence genome encodes the following:
- the POGLUT3 gene encoding protein O-glucosyltransferase 3 isoform X2 — translation MNFKGASAFDVQGLMLRMDGARALRGVCRQTPFKVVVKSLSPKELVRIHVPKPLDRNDGTFLMRYRMYETVNEGLKIEVLYGDEHVAQSPYILKGPVYHEYCECPEDPQAWQKTLSCPTKEPQIAKDFASFPSINLQQMLNEVPKRFGDERGAIVHYTILDNHIYRRSLGKYTDFKMFSDEILLSLTRKVLLPDLEFYVNLGDWPLEHRKVNGTPSPIPIISWCGSLDSRDVVLPTYDITHSTLEAMRGVTNDLLSIQGNTGPSWINKTERAFFRGRDSREERLQLVQLSKENPQLLDAGITGYFFFQEKEKELGKAKLMGFFDFFKYKYQVNVDGTVAAYRYPYLMLGDSLVLKQDSPYYEHFYMALEPWKHYVPIKRNLSDLLEKVKWAKENDEEAKKIAKEGQLMARDLLQPHRLYCYYYQVLQKYAERQSSKPEVRDGMELVPQPEDNTAICQCHRIKPSREEL, via the exons gtCAAACACCATTCAAAGTAGTAGTCAAATCTCTTTCACCCAAAGAGTTGGTCCGGATACATGTCCCTAAACCTTTGGACAGGAACGATGGAACATTTTTGATGAGATATCGGATGTATGAAACTGTCAATGAAGGGCTGAAGATAGAGGTTCTTTATGGTGATGAACATGTGGCTCAGTCTCCCTATATTTTGAAAG GACCAGTGTACCATGAGTACTGTGAGTGTCCGGAAGATCCTCAGGCCTGGCAGAAAACTCTTTCTTGTCCAACTAAGGAACCACAGATCGCAAAAGATTTTGCTTCCTTTCCCAGCATCAATCTCCAGCAAATGCTAAACGAAGTCCCCAAAAGGTTTGGGGATGAGAGAGGTGCCATTGTTCATTACACAATTCTTGATAACCATATTTACCGGAGATCTTTAGGGAAATACACAGACTTCAAGATGTTCTCTGATGAGATTTTGTTATCATTGACAAGAAAG gtcCTTCTCCCAGATTTAGAATTTTATGTTAATCTTGGAGATTGGCCCTTGGAGCATCGAAAAGTCAATGGAACCCCCAGCCCCATACCTATCATTTCATGGTGTGGCTCTCTGGATTCAAGAGATGTTGTCCTCCCAACCTATGACATCACCCACTCCACGCTTGAAGCCATGCGGGGTGTTACAAATGATCTCCTCTCTATTCAGGGAAATACAG GGCCTTCCTGGATCAACAAAACAGAGAGAGCTTTCTTCAGAGGTAGAGACAGCCGAGAGGAGAGGCTTCAGTTGGTACAGCTGTCCAAAGAAAATCCTCAGCTACTAGATGCAGGAATtacaggatatttctttttccaagagaaagaaaaggagcttGGAAAAGCCAAGTTGATGggcttctttgatttctttaag TACAAGTATCAAGTAAATGTGGATGGGACCGTGGCTGCTTACAGATATCCATATCTCATGCTGGGCGACAGTCTGGTTTTAAAGCAGGACTCGCCATATTATGAACATTTCTACATGGCACTAGAACCTTGGAAGCATTACGTTCCAATTAAAAGAAATCTGAgtgatttattagagaaagttaAATGGGCTAAG gAAAATGATGAAGAAGCCAAGAAGATTGCAAAAGAAGGACAGTTGATGGCTAGGGACCTACTACAGCCACACAGGCTTTACTGCTACTATTACCAAGTACTGCAG AAATATGCCGAGCGCCAGTCCAGCAAACCTGAAGTACGTGATGGAATGGAACTTGTTCCTCAGCCAGAAGATAACACAGCCATCTGCCAGTGCCACAGGATAAAGCCTTCGAGAGAAGAGCTTTGA
- the POGLUT3 gene encoding protein O-glucosyltransferase 3 isoform X4, translating to MRYRMYETVNEGLKIEVLYGDEHVAQSPYILKGPVYHEYCECPEDPQAWQKTLSCPTKEPQIAKDFASFPSINLQQMLNEVPKRFGDERGAIVHYTILDNHIYRRSLGKYTDFKMFSDEILLSLTRKVLLPDLEFYVNLGDWPLEHRKVNGTPSPIPIISWCGSLDSRDVVLPTYDITHSTLEAMRGVTNDLLSIQGNTGPSWINKTERAFFRGRDSREERLQLVQLSKENPQLLDAGITGYFFFQEKEKELGKAKLMGFFDFFKYKYQVNVDGTVAAYRYPYLMLGDSLVLKQDSPYYEHFYMALEPWKHYVPIKRNLSDLLEKVKWAKENDEEAKKIAKEGQLMARDLLQPHRLYCYYYQVLQKYAERQSSKPEVRDGMELVPQPEDNTAICQCHRIKPSREEL from the exons ATGAGATATCGGATGTATGAAACTGTCAATGAAGGGCTGAAGATAGAGGTTCTTTATGGTGATGAACATGTGGCTCAGTCTCCCTATATTTTGAAAG GACCAGTGTACCATGAGTACTGTGAGTGTCCGGAAGATCCTCAGGCCTGGCAGAAAACTCTTTCTTGTCCAACTAAGGAACCACAGATCGCAAAAGATTTTGCTTCCTTTCCCAGCATCAATCTCCAGCAAATGCTAAACGAAGTCCCCAAAAGGTTTGGGGATGAGAGAGGTGCCATTGTTCATTACACAATTCTTGATAACCATATTTACCGGAGATCTTTAGGGAAATACACAGACTTCAAGATGTTCTCTGATGAGATTTTGTTATCATTGACAAGAAAG gtcCTTCTCCCAGATTTAGAATTTTATGTTAATCTTGGAGATTGGCCCTTGGAGCATCGAAAAGTCAATGGAACCCCCAGCCCCATACCTATCATTTCATGGTGTGGCTCTCTGGATTCAAGAGATGTTGTCCTCCCAACCTATGACATCACCCACTCCACGCTTGAAGCCATGCGGGGTGTTACAAATGATCTCCTCTCTATTCAGGGAAATACAG GGCCTTCCTGGATCAACAAAACAGAGAGAGCTTTCTTCAGAGGTAGAGACAGCCGAGAGGAGAGGCTTCAGTTGGTACAGCTGTCCAAAGAAAATCCTCAGCTACTAGATGCAGGAATtacaggatatttctttttccaagagaaagaaaaggagcttGGAAAAGCCAAGTTGATGggcttctttgatttctttaag TACAAGTATCAAGTAAATGTGGATGGGACCGTGGCTGCTTACAGATATCCATATCTCATGCTGGGCGACAGTCTGGTTTTAAAGCAGGACTCGCCATATTATGAACATTTCTACATGGCACTAGAACCTTGGAAGCATTACGTTCCAATTAAAAGAAATCTGAgtgatttattagagaaagttaAATGGGCTAAG gAAAATGATGAAGAAGCCAAGAAGATTGCAAAAGAAGGACAGTTGATGGCTAGGGACCTACTACAGCCACACAGGCTTTACTGCTACTATTACCAAGTACTGCAG AAATATGCCGAGCGCCAGTCCAGCAAACCTGAAGTACGTGATGGAATGGAACTTGTTCCTCAGCCAGAAGATAACACAGCCATCTGCCAGTGCCACAGGATAAAGCCTTCGAGAGAAGAGCTTTGA